A part of Saccharomonospora amisosensis genomic DNA contains:
- the hxlB gene encoding 6-phospho-3-hexuloisomerase: MTQSISKKLDVSYFSDATRAVVGEVDRVSAGVHSPAWIRAGELLLKAQAVFTIGTGRSGLALQMAAMRFMHLGLPTHVVGETTAPAIGPRDVLVAASGSGSTTRVVRAAQTARDQGADVVALTTAADSALAKAATEVLIIPAADKQDFDGNTSVQYAGSLFEQSVLVTTDALFHTLWKTSGTQARELWRLHANLE, encoded by the coding sequence TTGACTCAGTCGATTTCGAAGAAGCTTGATGTCAGTTATTTCTCCGACGCGACGCGCGCCGTTGTCGGAGAGGTGGACAGGGTGAGTGCGGGGGTGCACTCTCCAGCCTGGATTCGTGCTGGCGAGCTGTTGCTCAAGGCACAGGCAGTGTTCACCATCGGCACCGGGCGCAGCGGGCTTGCGCTGCAGATGGCCGCGATGCGGTTCATGCACCTTGGACTCCCCACTCACGTCGTCGGCGAGACGACAGCTCCGGCCATCGGACCGCGCGACGTCCTGGTGGCGGCTTCGGGTTCGGGGTCGACGACCCGGGTGGTGCGGGCGGCGCAGACCGCACGTGACCAGGGCGCCGATGTGGTCGCGCTGACCACCGCGGCGGACTCGGCGCTGGCCAAAGCCGCGACCGAGGTACTCATCATCCCGGCCGCGGACAAGCAGGACTTCGACGGGAACACCTCCGTGCAGTATGCCGGCAGCCTGTTCGAGCAGTCCGTCCTCGTGACGACCGACGCGCTGTTCCACACGCTGTGGAAGACAAGCGGGACCCAGGCCCGCGAGCTGTGGCGCCTTCACGCGAACCTCGAGTAG